GAAAAATGAGCTTTTAAAAGGAAAGATTATGGAAAGGAGGAGGATAGATTCTGTAAATGCTGTAAAGCTCCAGGTCATGTGAAGGATAcatgtttttaaattgaatgGTTACCCCAAATGGTTCAAAGAATACAAGTAGAAGAAGTTTGGTAACATTACTCAAAACCAGGCCAATGCTGTAAGTACAGTACTTGAGACTCCTCTTGAAGTTAATACCAATGCTATTAATTCCTTTGACTTGTCTGCTATCTCAGCTTTTATTTTGCAGTAAGAACTCTCTAAGTACATGAAAGGTGAAAGTCCAGATGCTGCAGAATTTTTTGGATTTGTAGGTATATCTGTTCCTTCATAAACTTCAAATCTCACAAAATGGATAGTAGATACCGGAGCTACCAGTTACATATGCAACAATTTATACTTGTTTTGTGAATAAGCTGATGGCTTTCATATGCATCCTATATTGTTGCCTGATGGATCACAACAACAAATCAATTTCCCATGCTGACAGTGTTACTTTTTCTTCCACTTTGACATTGAAAGATGTTCTTCGTATATATTCCTACCTTCAATCATAATTTACTTTCGGTAAGCAAATTGGCTTCCCACTCTCATATATTTATCCTATTTGATGCTAATTGAAGATTTTAGAGAAATTCTAAGTGCATTTTTATATTTCTCACTTAATCTTACAAGTAATTTACAAggctatttatatataaaggataataataaaaaaggaaacaaaatagttacaaaataaattaaggaTCTTTAATTTATGTCTAGAATCGATAATTAAATCAGCATATAATCTATCAATGAATAAGTCAACGCTCCTCCTCAAGTTGATGTATAAATATCACACATATccaacttgcaaatcaaattaatataaGTCCTATTATTAAGCCCTTTGATGAATACATCCATTAGCTACCCATTAGAAGTCACTTGAACTAAACTCAAGATactttttattactttttcttTGATGAAATACCGATAATCTCAACGTATTTCGTTCGGTCATGTTGAACTGGATTTTATGCTATGCTAATTGTAGTTTTGTTGTTACAATACAATGTTCTCTTATTCCTCTCGACCAATTTAGTTCCTCTAATAACCTTTACAACCACAAAAGTTCACATATACCATGGGCCATTGCTTGTATCAGCTTCAGCACTCGATTGAGTAAAAATACTTTGTTTTTTGCTTCTCTAAATGACAAATTTTTTTCCCACAACTGTGGAGTAACCAGAAGTTGCACGTGAGACTCGCAAGGATCATGCATAAATTGACTGACAATGCTAACAACATAAATTATGTCTGGTTGAGTGTATGAGAAATAAATCAATCTCCCTACCAATCTTTATTATCTACCAATATCTATTAACTCACTAATTCTTACTTGCatcttgtgattactttcaGTAGGAGATTTTGCTAGTTATACTCCGACATACTAATTTCTTCCTTTAGATCTAGAATGCGCTTCCTTTGATATTCATTTCTATGATCTGCCAACCTCAATTCCTAagaaatattaaagtttttcttaatttttgattttaaattctcGAGTTAACAATCTTTTTAATTGATCCATCTCCTCTTTGTCGATAACCAAAAGAGATCATagctctgctaaacctgtcaaatcAAGTTTTAGGAGATTGTTTTAGGCTATATAATGTCTTTTTTAatgtgtcttctcatcagcaaACCCTAGATGAATCTTTATAAACACCTCTTCCTCTAGTCTCCATAACACCTCTTCCTCTAATctccataatattttttttaggagATAGAAAAATGATAATTGggtttataattttagataaattatatattttttagtcaTTTAAATAAGTCAGATTAGAAAATCAAATACTTAATCCATatattgttgttattattattaaatttactctaaatattagtataattaaaaaaattagtaaattaatattatattcgagagttaaataaataattaaaaaaatattttaaaaaaatattttattatttttaatattttcaaatcgaattatattaaatattattttaaattattttttaatatttcataactaatttatttaataaagttattttcttaacgataattttaaaaataatggtAAATAATAAGCATATTagataaatttaagaaaaatcagttgataataattataattaaaataaaattaaaataaattattattattataaaactattgataaaaattaaataataataataataatttttaaatatatttaatgtaAATGTTCAAGTATATAAGTATGTAATGATAAAATGCATTTGATcggatattatttttttaatatttttataattaattttaaattttactgatACGGCATATCACTACTGTAACGTGACAATTTCATTAGTTTTTTAACGGTACAAAGTAACACTAGGATATAATTAGAgcaactttaaaaaattaagttttaattgaaaaaaagtaCAAAATATAATTGTAACAAAACAGAATCAAAAGTATTTTTTTGACCattatcttaaaaatatatatgttcAACAAAAGGCAATCTGCATATCTTATCAACTCTAAAATGGGTAAAAGATTAATATACATCTTGtcaaacaaagaaaataaatattaaaatcccCCAAATATACTATTTACAATCAGGGGTATAAAACTATAGTAACAAGACAAGAATCTACCATAAGAATGACAATACAGAAAAGATTAAAGGGtattgtagaaagataatattttgttgttgtatttcatgataaagattacaacctatttatatataaaagacggtatctaacatgaaggaaaatcaagtttatgattatacaatccctaagattaagcaactaaccaatctatcaatatttactttctatattaatatatttacttcctataatctataatGCTTCCcttcaagttggagcataaatattaatcatgtccaacttgttacatatataatcaacttgtCCCATACAATCTAGCAGACACccaatttgtgaacccaacttttTCCAATAATTGATGTACCCACAAAACTTCACAAACGATTTTTGCCATGACTCGACATTCaggttcagcactagaacgggagaccacattttctcAGCTTGGTAAAACGCCTTATACACATCATAAATACTAGAAATATTCTCTTTGACAGAATATAGAAATTCCAAATactccattaattctttaacaaattcagaatgattaataagactaatcacCTTACTGTGAATAAAATTTCGAATCCGTGAACAATACTCGAtgactcgtgaacagtacccgatgaaTAATTCCCGTGAACAATAActgatgaacagagccctaagtctccaaatgttaccctttatgagtaacccaaatgtaacccaaatgaacagagccctagatctccaaatgttaccttttatgagtaacccaaatgaacagatccTAAATTTCCAAATGTTAccttttatgggtaacccaaatgaacagagctctaagtctccaaaagttactctttatgggtaacccaaatgaataatATCAACAAaacctccacccaacacccaaacGAACCGCTAATATGACAAGGGAGCTGTAAAGCGACATTGGCATCATCTTTAGGTGAACagtgagagacaaatattatcATAGATGGATAATACAAATGAACAAGAGTCCTGAGTCTCCAAAAATTTAAGACTTGAcgagagagaaaaataaatctatACGAACCTGGcttgataccatgtagaaagataatattttgttgttgtATTTCATGATAAAGATTACatcctatttatatataaaagacgatatcaaaaaaaaaaaagaaaatcaaatttatgattatacaatccctaagattaagtaactaaccaatctatcaatatttacttcctatattaatatatttacttcctataatctataacagGAATGAAACTAACCAACTTGCTTCTAGAATTAGCTTTGCACTATAAATCACAGCCATCTTTTCACTGGTCAAATTCTGATTTCCGATGACTTAAACTTCCATATATCTCAGAAAATTTCTTAAGGCAATTACTTCGAATCTTGTAATGTCCTTGCGTATCTCGGCTAATTGCAGCACCAGAGAATTTTGATGTATCTATTGCCCATGTTGGTCTCACATATTCAACTGTACTAGATCTACTTGCATTTGCATACAAGTAATTCAATAGCACATCCTCACAGTTAAAATGTATGTCCACCATTTCCCTCCCTACCTTAGCTTCCTCACCCCAATACATCTCAAAAGCTAACTTACTGTCTAAGAATGATGCCCCAGTAAGAATCATGTTATAACCTTTATGTTTTCGGGCATATTTCTCACCTCTGTATTTCAATGGAGTTCCACTAATGAGTCGGGGATAGTACCCGACAATCCGGTCTGGATGTTGGCGCCATACATTGAATCCTCGTTCAATGTCATTACAAGTCATCAAAATGTCGTCATCCAGCTCAAGTACAGCACGAGTCTTTATCAAATCATCCTTTCTGAACCGATTGTTCAACGAATTCTTTTTTTCTACTCTGATCCTAACAGGCACCACAGAGTCCAGATCACTCAATTTGGGGGGTGTACCCTTATTCCAAACCACAACAATCTCTTTAACCGAAGAACACCTTGAGTAATGCTTAACATACATTTTCAAGTTCCAGAGGCGAGCATCATATGTCATTGTCAACAGAGTGAACTGAGAGTAGGAACCCTTTAATGGATAAGGTTCCTCAGCACCATTGCCTGCATAGATATATTTAATGCTTGTAAAAGTTAGTGCAATTCCAACAGTAAATATCGCAGCCAAAACCAATCTTCCAGCCCAAGTATTAAGCCTTATTTTTGTGCGGAGAGATGAAGCTGCTCTGTTCAAGCGACCACAAAACCTTCTTACCTTTGAAGAAAATGCATTTGACCTTTCCCAGACCAAGAGAGTATCACTCCTCTTCCCCAAGTAATAAGCACACCAGTTGAGCGGAATAATACATTTCACAGCTCCTAGCAGCAAACCCAAGACCACAACAATGGCAGCAACTGCTGCAAGTGAAGCACAGCCAATAAAAAATCGATGGACCAAGTCTCCAGACGGTACTCGGTCACCATCCATAACCCCAATCCATTTACCAGAACTTAATTGCTGCACATCAAGATGATGGTAACGAGCACCATTCCAAGCATTCCGTCCCTTTTTGGGCTCTTCAAAGTCCATGGAGACTTCAACTTCTTTATAATCATCCTTGGTAAGAACTTCCACCTTGAAGACTCGCACTCGGTGTCCATATGTTTCACCACAATCCTGACCAATACGATAAAGATTTCCCTTGTACAAAAATGGTCTGCCTCCATTTCTAGCTCCCAAGCTTCTGTCGATATTATAAATTGGATTCTTCTTGTGTGGTTTCCAAGGACCAAGTGGTGAATTGCTATGCCAGATTTCCAGCTGTCCATTTTTCTTTGTTCCAAAACCACTGTGGTCTGAACCGAAAAGCCAATATTCTCCATCATGCTTTATGATGAAGGAATCAACAAGTGGCTTTTTCATAAGGATTTTCTCCAGTGTCCATTGCAGTGGAAAATTAACTGCTCGATAAAGACGGAGCTCACCCTTTGAACTGCCCTCAGGCATCATGTATATCTGCgaaaaccataaaaaaaaatgagatgaTGCAATCAAGATCTATGTTCTGATTGGGACATTACAACATTTAAGAAGCAAAATCTTATTGGCGATAGCTGTAAAATGTCTAGTCCAAAAGTCAATACGAATAGCATTGGCTAAACAATTGTCAGTAATATACTACAATAATCATCATCCATGCTAGAAACCAGATTAATCATAGTAATCCATCTTGAATTTCCCATGTTAATATCAATAGGTAATATTTACTCGGATCATCCAGGATAGAAAATGTTACAAACAGCCCAAGGGACCAACGTCGTGTGTGTAAATAAATGCAAAAAGAATTGTGATCTTACTTTGTCAAGATGGTTAAATACATAGGGATAAGAGAGATGCCACTCCTCATCCAAGGCAATGCCCAATTGCTGCCACGATGCTCCATTATCAGTACTTTTTGCAACTCCAATATCTCCTTGCATGGTTATTGAATTCTTAGTTTCATAAAATAGGTAAAGAGTATCTCCCTGGATCAAAGAATACAGAATTCAAGGATTAATTTCAAGGACAAAGGTAGGTTGCATAAATTTGACACTTCGAATTTCCAGAACAAACTACAATGTAAGCCTTCAATTTCATATGCAATGCATAGAGACCAGGTAGGCATCTACTGTGAGAGAGGGTGACGTAGAGAGAGTACCACACTGGTAGTTTATCTTGACCATGATGCAATAGCATAACGCGGCCCtaattcatcaaaacatcacatACCACAACATGCTTACAAGTTGATATATGTATTGCAAAGCTTCCAAAGGCATCAAGTTAATAGATTCTCAAGTTAAATAGAATGCAAGATGTCTACTGTATGCTGTTGAGCttcaattatatcaacatagagatatgcatctTAAAACCTGCTCAGTGAGTTTCAAAATTCTTATTCTAGAACTCATGCCACTGAAATCATTATTGTAACTGCTCTCTGATACACACACACACTATGGATATACCTTTCATATACCAAACAGACTCACATTTCTGTGAAAATATATTGGTAAGTTATTGCAATTcacaacataaaaatattttttctcctAAAAGGAAATTTATAGAGCAATGTCTTCCATATGCAAAACCAGCcttattaatttatcaaaaatttccCAATGGCTCATAAAATATTCTTTGAATAGGAAAATGAACAGAAAATTTCTCCAATTACCTTATTAATTTTCTTCTTGTCCTTTCTTACAAATGATTAACCTCACAGTTCTTGTTTGTCAATTTAATTGGGACATTAGTGATAGAACATGACAATCTATATATTCCAAACAGAACCTTACTTGCTGCCTTGAGCTACTTGCCTCCCATTCAAAAGTTACTTGAAATTTCCATAAGAGGACAAAAAGTATATCAAAATCACAAGTTTGCCATTTATGAATAGCTACATTCATTCAGAAATCAACATACTTTGCAAAATTCCCAGAAAGGAGGAAACTTCCTTGAAGAAAAATGCATCCtacaaactcaattcattttgtTGATAACTGATGCCTGCCTTGTTCTATTATTACTCTCaatgattaaaaagaaaaaaaaaatcccatgATTAGAGAACCTCTGGCATACATCTTCTGCTTGACTTTTCTATCATATTAACCTTTATAATTGAATATATTTATTCATAAACAACTggcattaaaatattatattagtaataGCTGATGCAACAACTTGCACCTCAATTAAGGTCACATAAGaaacaaaagagaaaaagacaTTGATGCTTATATACAAATCACAAAATAACTAACTGAAGTCCTTCAGTTAGTACCATTACTTGGCAGTTGAACAAAAACAATCATTGATGAAGGTGATTACAGGCATGATACTAACTTAACAAGATGCAATACATGAACATGTCAACAGTTCACACAGTTCAATACATATGAAATCTGAACAAAGTACAGaatacatatataattttttttatgtattaaataaataattacctGAACATAGAGAAAAGGATCAGCAACAAAATTACTGGCAAAACCAGAATCTGAGACCGAGGCACAGGTGATAACTGGGTTAGCCACTGGCCAGGCTGCACTTTCATTTTTCCAAAAATTCATCTGTTTTGAAAATTCAACAAACGTTCAAAACGCAATAAAATCAGCAAACAACAATTGCCCACAGTTTTTTTCCCCATCCAAGAAACCCACAAACATCAAAGTTTCAATTCTAAAAAACAACCGAAATCAACGAATCAATGTAATTTTGTGTATATGCAGAAAGGACAGAGAAACAGAGAGAAAATCTCgaaaaaagaataaagtaaaataaaacaaactacaaacaaaaaaaaaaaaggagaaaaaaaaatcaaagtccAAGAAAGCTAAAAAGTTGCTGCTTCGAACAGCTATCAGATTGAAAACCACAATAATTAATCATTGATACCCacataacaaaaagaaaaaaaatgtaaacCCAATCaatcaaaaaccccaacaaccaaATATGCGAGGGATAGTCACGATGTTCCAACACATTatgagtaaaaataaataaaacaaaatttaacCAGCAAACAAGTGAGTGCGTGTGTgaaaacataaacatcagccAAACACAGATGGAGACTTACGGTTTCAATTGGCTTCAAAGAGAAGGGAGAGTCACCATAGAAAAGACCAATTGACCATGAACCCTCATTGTCCTCTTGACAACCAACCGAGTTCAATCCAACAACCCCACCAGCACCCACATAAGGCTTATTAAACATAAGCCACCCATACACCATACCAATCGATCCATACAAAACCAAGCCGCACAAAAAGAACACCAACCCAGACGACAGAAATCTGTGATGAAGCAAGTGCTGTTGATACTCCCATCTCCACCTAAACAAGCTCTTCAAATTTACGTCCCAGCAGGAGCCCCCCACAGTTGGACTATTGGTTCCCCCAGCACCAGAACCTACACGTCCTGCtccaacagctccaggaaccaccataatttccAACGATTACACACTCAAACCTTAAAAAGATAGAATTTTTCTGTTGGGTCCTAACATTTGCTGCCCTTTATGGGAATTTAGAAGACTTTGACCACCTTATCTTTAACTTTCGTGGTCTGGGTTTTGCAGAAGGTTCTCATTTTGTACAGATTTTCTCACACTAGAATCTAGAGAAAGAAAATTGGCAGCGGTGGAGAGGCTATTGTGAAATTTTGCAACAAGCAGGGTTACCTGGGGTAGTGTATCTAGGAAATTAATATATACTTTGTTATACTTCATGCTTGTGGAATTTCTTTTCGGGTTTGTGACGCGTGGACCTCACTAGGGGAATTTGAAAGCCAAGCGAGTAGTGATTTGACGGCCTCTGTACGCGGATAAGGGAATCAGAACGGCGAACGAGAGCGCGTACACGTGGAGTTCCGTGTGGGCCTTACTTTTTCAACGTTTTCCTTTTTTGGAAACATTTTTGAATCTGtttaagtaaaatatttaattctaattaaatctattaattagaatttattgaaaatttatttaaagttaatatatttagttatttaattataaaataattattaacgaattacaatttcatcaacaatttttatatttattgaataaGATTTCTGGATTTTTATAgactcataattaaaaatagtGAAGCTTAATTTCGCGTATTCTAAtccttcaatttattttttaaatatatttctttcaatagataaattattatttaaaatttacattaTTAATGCGTTTGCTTACTTAAAatagtatatttaaaataatttatattttaaattttaaatgataaaactatatatttttaatttgttataattataattaatagatttaaatcgaattttaaaaaattgatgataaattataatataattcataaaattttatattatcaataaaatatataattatttaatttaaattaaatatattatatatttattatatataatattaaatatattataaatatttattatgaataaatttatattatataaaatatcacatataaataatatatattaaaatattttattaaatatttatactcaatattataaaatatggatataatttttgtatttgaaaatttttattttttattaatattttaaattgtaaaatttttttatattttaaatttttattaataatatatgatattatataaaagtgaaaataagaagtaaataataaaattactaaaaaattgatatttttataataaaattatatatttaagaattattttattagtcaaataaaattttagaaattatattataatttattattaattttttaaaatttaatttaatatcttttgttataattttactaCAAAGGTTTAATTTTAccgtataaaatttaaaatgtaaattattataaatgtttaaaaattttttatttaataattcattaaaaattgaaattttttataatgaattttttaataattcaaatcaaaaatattaaaagaaaaatataattattaactccttaataacaataaaataaaggaTAAAGTAGTAATTTACCAACCATTCAAAAAAAAAGTAGTAATTaccaa
This Manihot esculenta cultivar AM560-2 chromosome 6, M.esculenta_v8, whole genome shotgun sequence DNA region includes the following protein-coding sequences:
- the LOC110617529 gene encoding glucosamine inositolphosphorylceramide transferase 1 isoform X1 yields the protein MVVPGAVGAGRVGSGAGGTNSPTVGGSCWDVNLKSLFRWRWEYQQHLLHHRFLSSGLVFFLCGLVLYGSIGMVYGWLMFNKPYVGAGGVVGLNSVGCQEDNEGSWSIGLFYGDSPFSLKPIETMNFWKNESAAWPVANPVITCASVSDSGFASNFVADPFLYVQGDTLYLFYETKNSITMQGDIGVAKSTDNGASWQQLGIALDEEWHLSYPYVFNHLDKIYMMPEGSSKGELRLYRAVNFPLQWTLEKILMKKPLVDSFIIKHDGEYWLFGSDHSGFGTKKNGQLEIWHSNSPLGPWKPHKKNPIYNIDRSLGARNGGRPFLYKGNLYRIGQDCGETYGHRVRVFKVEVLTKDDYKEVEVSMDFEEPKKGRNAWNGARYHHLDVQQLSSGKWIGVMDGDRVPSGDLVHRFFIGCASLAAVAAIVVVLGLLLGAVKCIIPLNWCAYYLGKRSDTLLVWERSNAFSSKVRRFCGRLNRAASSLRTKIRLNTWAGRLVLAAIFTVGIALTFTSIKYIYAGNGAEEPYPLKGSYSQFTLLTMTYDARLWNLKMYVKHYSRCSSVKEIVVVWNKGTPPKLSDLDSVVPVRIRVEKKNSLNNRFRKDDLIKTRAVLELDDDILMTCNDIERGFNVWRQHPDRIVGYYPRLISGTPLKYRGEKYARKHKGYNMILTGASFLDSKLAFEMYWGEEAKVGREMVDIHFNCEDVLLNYLYANASRSSTVEYVRPTWAIDTSKFSGAAISRDTQGHYKIRSNCLKKFSEIYGSLSHRKSEFDQ
- the LOC110617529 gene encoding glucosamine inositolphosphorylceramide transferase 1 isoform X2 encodes the protein MVVPGAVGAGRVGSGAGGTNSPTVGGSCWDVNLKSLFRWRWEYQQHLLHHRFLSSGLVFFLCGLVLYGSIGMVYGWLMFNKPYVGAGGVVGLNSVGCQEDNEGSWSIGLFYGDSPFSLKPIETGDTLYLFYETKNSITMQGDIGVAKSTDNGASWQQLGIALDEEWHLSYPYVFNHLDKIYMMPEGSSKGELRLYRAVNFPLQWTLEKILMKKPLVDSFIIKHDGEYWLFGSDHSGFGTKKNGQLEIWHSNSPLGPWKPHKKNPIYNIDRSLGARNGGRPFLYKGNLYRIGQDCGETYGHRVRVFKVEVLTKDDYKEVEVSMDFEEPKKGRNAWNGARYHHLDVQQLSSGKWIGVMDGDRVPSGDLVHRFFIGCASLAAVAAIVVVLGLLLGAVKCIIPLNWCAYYLGKRSDTLLVWERSNAFSSKVRRFCGRLNRAASSLRTKIRLNTWAGRLVLAAIFTVGIALTFTSIKYIYAGNGAEEPYPLKGSYSQFTLLTMTYDARLWNLKMYVKHYSRCSSVKEIVVVWNKGTPPKLSDLDSVVPVRIRVEKKNSLNNRFRKDDLIKTRAVLELDDDILMTCNDIERGFNVWRQHPDRIVGYYPRLISGTPLKYRGEKYARKHKGYNMILTGASFLDSKLAFEMYWGEEAKVGREMVDIHFNCEDVLLNYLYANASRSSTVEYVRPTWAIDTSKFSGAAISRDTQGHYKIRSNCLKKFSEIYGSLSHRKSEFDQ